The region cagatatgtgtaacaaaacagaatatgtattcagtaactttcagatatatgtaacaaaacagaatatgtattcagtaactttcagatatatgtaacaacagaatatgtattcagtaactttcagatatgtgtaacaaaacagaatatgtattcagtaacttttagatatatgtaactaaacagaatatgtattcagtaactttcagatatatgtaactaaacagaatatgtattcagtaactttcagatatgtgtaacaaaacagaatatgtattcagtaactttcagatatgtgtaacaaaacagaatatgtattcagtaactttcagatatgtgtaacaaaacagaatatgtattcagtaactttcagatatgtgtaacaaaacagaatatgtattcagtaactttcagatatatgtaacaaaacagaatatgtattcagtaactttcaggtatatgtaacaacagaattttgatgcagtaacttttaacaatgcaaacgggagcgagatctcttattaaaatacaacaaattacacttgtgaaacagatgtaattagaggaaaaaagtcctgttaccctttatagtttaggtagataaaggtctcagtcacatttgagtaaaatgatcctatttctataaatgtcataggatctttttttttaaagatattttattttcacggaccccttgcaattacaccacggaccactaggggtccgcggacccccggttgagaaacacttgctttagtctagcggttagcggtgcctcctgcggtgcgggcgatacgggttcgcgtcccggccgcggcagatcctgtggttgcgttgccccccgaattcgctacaatgttatATCCATGGTGTGGGtggaggtcagtgctgtgtggaaATAGCTTGTTACATTCAGCATTTTGTCTTCCCACTGACCTTCATTTGTTTCTATAGAGTTCACTTATTATTACTGATAGGCCGTCAGCTAAAAAGTACAGTTTTAATGGAGGAAACTTttcggtggtgcagtggtcagcgcagccccctcacagccagaaggtcctgggttcaagcccgggggtggtagtccatccttggtgggtcgtcctctgtgtggagtttgcatgtttcctccgggggctccgggttcctcccacagtccaaagacatgcaggtcaggtaaatcagctgtactaaaatgtccctaggactgaatgggtgtgtgtgtgtgtgtgtgtgtgtggggcggggcccagtgatggcctgtccagggtgtctccccgcctgccgcccagtgacggctgggataggctctagcatccctgagagcaggataagcggttcagataatggatggacgggtggactATCTTCAGTTGCTAACCAGGAGTGCTTCTGGATTTGTATAGTCATTTCCATGTGAAAGTTGTGTACAGGTAATATTAAAATGAGAGCTCATTTCTGATCAGATTTTCTCTCCAGAAATGTCAGTTGCACTTAAAACCAACTTGTTTACCTAGGAGATAGACGGGCCTACAATTTCTTTTGCctggagggattttttttttcttctaattctTTCATGGACTTCAGTGGGATGGGGTTTGTTGACAGGGACCCATTGGAATTTAGAAAGCTTTTCTTTGGAAAATTTTAGAATTCAGACTGTTTTTCTGGgcggcacggtcgcctcacagcaagaaggtcctgggttcgagccccggggtagtccaaccttggggttcgtcccgggtcgtcctctgtgtggagtttgcatgttctgcctgtgtccttcgggtggtccggtttcctcccacagtccaaagacatgtaggtcaggtgaatcggccatactaaatttcccctgtgtgtgtgtgtgtgtgtgtgtgtgtgtgtgtgtgtgggccctgtgtgatggcctggcagcctgtccagggtgtctccccacctgccgcccaatgactgctgggataggctccagcatccccgtgaccctgagagcaggataagcggttcggataacggatggatggaattttAGAACTCCGGGCATGGATTAGCAGGCCGGTTAGAGAAGCTATGGATCTGGACCTGATCAGCAGAGAATAAGCAGTACCGTGCTGGTGCAGAATACATGTATTGCTACACTGACGTATCAACAGCCACCTTGTGCTCCCAACAATTTGTCCTCTTTCAAAGTATTATGTGTCccttttgctgctgctgttgttatgTCTCGCCAACCTTGTGAGTCCAAATGTTGTGTACAGGTTCGAACAAAATTGGCTATAGCGTTACCTTGTAATGTAATCTTTATTCGTTATCATTTGAATTGCCTCTCCATTGTGTAGTGTTTTGAAATTGTGTCTTTTGCTTAGTTAATCGACTATGGAAAAAAAGGAGATACTGATCCGAAGGCAATGAAAATGGCGGACTTCTGGCTCACGGTAAGTGAAGAACGTGACTGGCCTGCCACTCTTTCCAACTTTCCCCAAGTCAAACGTCAACTGCATGTGGTTAAAAGTTTTCCACAGATTAAGTTCATCAGTTGCaaagtttatttgtgtatttgATGTGAATTTCCTTTCCATTTTTCAAGGAAAAGGATCTGGTGCCGAAGCTCTTCAAGGTCCTTGCCCCCCGGTTCGAAACCGAGACGAAGGGCTATACTCGGATGGCGCGCCTTCCTAACAGGGAAAACTTGGACAGGGCTAAGATGGCTGTCCTGGAGTATAAAGGAAACCCTTTCCCAAATCTGTACCCTGTCAAAAAACAGAACGAACTGACCCTCATCAACCAGCTGCTCAAGGGCTACAAGGAAGACAAGGCGCGGCAGCTGGAAGCCAAGCTTGATTAGCTTCCTTCTCCCTGCCGGATGAATGATGAAGGGGGCGGCGACGGTATGGTGTTTGAACCTTCCGGTTGGTTGGTCGATGCAGGCGCTTCCAAGGTGTCATTTGCAGATGGTGCAGATTTTGGCATTGACTCATTCCTCCCATCTTTACATCTCAGAAGTTTTGAGTGGACTGAAGCTACGACACTGGTAACATTTCCGACGGGTTTAGAAACAATGCGAGGGTCCCGTCTCAATAAATAATTGTTTGACACCAGGACATTCGTTATCATTGTGTTATCATTTTTTAACTAACTGTTTTGCAGATAGCCTTAAAAtacttgggtcaactgtccaaagtaacggggagtgtaggagagaggtgaagaagagagtgcaggcagggtggagtgggtggaggagtgtcaggagtgatttgtgacagaagggtaccagcaagagttaaagggaaggtttacaagatggtactgacaccagctatgttatatggtctggagcagcgtttcccaacccagtcctcaaggaccccctatcctgcagcttttcattgtaaccctgcataggtagccctgcttgtacttactcaaccaatcatctcacagcacttaattatgcaaggtgtgcaacagctgacataattcattgctgattggttgaataactacaaacaggtacctattcagggttgcaaagaaaatctgcaggatagaagttccttgaggactgggttgggaaacactggtctggagacagtggcactgatgaaaagacagcaggtggagctggaggtggcagagttgaagatgctaagattttaatt is a window of Lampris incognitus isolate fLamInc1 chromosome 9, fLamInc1.hap2, whole genome shotgun sequence DNA encoding:
- the mrpl17 gene encoding 39S ribosomal protein L17, mitochondrial translates to MRLTPRALISHGRVARRIGLGPESRINMLRNILTGLVRHERIVTTQARADEVRFYAEKLIDYGKKGDTDPKAMKMADFWLTEKDLVPKLFKVLAPRFETETKGYTRMARLPNRENLDRAKMAVLEYKGNPFPNLYPVKKQNELTLINQLLKGYKEDKARQLEAKLD